Proteins encoded together in one Anopheles darlingi chromosome 3, idAnoDarlMG_H_01, whole genome shotgun sequence window:
- the LOC125955835 gene encoding E3 ubiquitin-protein ligase RNF185-like: MASTTEIPPSVSSSTGGSTSTAPTLEDLIEDTEPKGSNSSATDNPSNSSFDFLIVNSEPSSSSTASSSSSSSSNQRRPAASTDNNDDQEQSTGGTNRTKSNLEGNASEAGQASGASTATGSGSGDEEKKDDTVFECNICLDTAKDAVVSMCGHLFCWPCIHQWMNGYRNTCPVCKSSISKEKVIPLYGRGGSKEDPRKTVPPRPAGQRTEPEPLNGFPSFTGDGTFHMSFGIGAFPFGFFTSTLNFGDFRGANAPRENTRESEEDQFLSQVFLFVALVFIAWLALA; the protein is encoded by the coding sequence ATGGCATCGACTACGGAGATTCCACCatcggtcagcagcagtaccggcgGCAGTACCTCTACCGCACCTACACTGGAAGATCTGATCGAAGATACCGAGCCAAAGGGATCGAACTCCTCAGCGACAGACAACCCATCGAACTCCTCGTTTGATTTCCTGATCGTAAACTCAGAGCCCTCGTCCTCATCGACCGcctccagcagtagcagcagcagtagcaatcaGCGGAGGCCTGCTGCCAGCACGGACAACAACGATGACCAGGAGCAGTCGACGGGCGGTACGAATCGTACGAAGTCAAATCTAGAAGGCAACGCGTCCGAAGCAGGCCAAGCTTCGGGTGCCAGTACTGCCACCGGTAGTGGCAGCGGtgacgaagagaagaaggatgaCACCGTGTTTGAGTGTAACATCTGTCTGGACACGGCGAAGGATGCAGTCGTCAGTATGTGCGGCCATCTCTTCTGCTGGCCCTGCATTCACCAGTGGATGAACGGGTACCGCAATACCTGCCCGGTGTGCAAATCGTCCATCAGCAAGGAGAAGGTCATCCCGCTGTATGGTCGCGGAGGTAGCAAAGAGGATCCTCGGAAAACGGTGCCGCCAAGGCCGGCCGGTCAGCGCACGGAGCCGGAACCATTGAACGGGTTCCCGAGCTTTACCGGAGACGGTACCTTTCATATGTCCTTCGGTATCGGTGCGTTCCCGTTCGGGTTCTTTACCTCGACGCTCAACTTTGGCGACTTTCGTGGGGCGAATGCACCGCGCGAGAATACGCGCGAATCCGAGGAAGACCAGTTTCTGTCGcaggtgtttttgtttgtcgcGCTCGTCTTTATCGCCTGGCTGGCCCTTGCCTAA